From a region of the Panicum virgatum strain AP13 chromosome 2K, P.virgatum_v5, whole genome shotgun sequence genome:
- the LOC120694521 gene encoding GEM-like protein 1, which produces MDPKPDANAPAASEPAEHAAYPRLSPEEMAPPPPPVVPPAGANPYVLSAPSPNPPAKSATDNLKEMFGMVGKKFNEAARKTEGIVGDVWQHLKTGSSMTDTAMGRIAQISKVISEGGYDKIFRQTFECLPDEKLKKVYVCYLSTSHGPIMGVLYLSTVKIAFGSDSPVKYVTEDNKTESSFYKVVLPIPHLRSVNPTASQQNPAERYIQVVTVDNHEFWFMGFVNYDSAVKNLQEAVRGVHGA; this is translated from the exons ATGGATCCCAAGCCCGACGCCAATGCGCCGGCGGCCTCGGAGCCGGCGGAGCACGCGGCGTACCCGCGCCTGTCCCCGGAggagatggcgccgccgccgccgcccgtcgtgccgccggccggcgccaaCCCCTACGTGCTCTCCGCCCCGTCGCCCAACCCCCCCGCCAAGA GCGCTACGGACAATCTGAAGGAGATGTTCGGCATGGTGGGGAAGAAGTTCAACGAGGCCGCGCGCAAGACCGAGGGCATCGTCGGCGACGTCTGGCAGCACC TCAAAACTGGATCTAGCATGACGGATActgcaatggggaggattgCTCAGATATCAAAGGTAATATCTGAGGGTGGTTACGACAAGATATTTCGGCAGACTTTTGAGTGCTTGCCTgatgagaagctcaagaaggtgTATGTGTGCTACCTATCGACATCTCATGGCCCGATCATGGGCGTCCTGTATCTCTCGACTGTCAAGATTGCATTTGGTAGTGACAGCCCTGTGAAATATGTAACCGAGGACAACAAAACCGAGTCATCCTTTTACAAG GTTGTTTTACCCATTCCCCACTTGAGATCAGTTAACCCCACGGCAAGTCAACAAAACCCTGCAGAGAGGTATATTCAGGTTGTCACTGTTGATAACCATGAGTTCTGGTTCATGGGTTTCGTGAATTACGATAGTGCTGTGAAGAATCTTCAGGAGGCTGTTCGTGGTGTTCATGGCGCCTAA
- the LOC120694520 gene encoding uncharacterized protein LOC120694520 gives MAETRSARRRHLSAQGGVGGGSDRIGGLHDDLLIEILRRLRCAAAVARTSALCRRWRGSGLWRHLPELSFRGVAPGAIEAALAQVALPNLSLLDIEITDRLTAEAVASLLRAAARLDPADLSIVVAWVVQADEMAPIEVPSFPRATSITLRLHKLHLALPAEFPALERLSITSGHFDTGALISRCPHLRVLELIHCWGIETITVHSATIEELLVISAQLRGVDIVAPMLKKFTLHSDVSVDFGMSLLAPEVENLSWKCWSHGQFLLPGEALAVGIDGIWRLVRMELGTGRSGFILGLDIGRSYCVLQERNLQEMFPFPKISILELYLDTRGHVYGGVVLNLLMIWNGIQRLKLVIDRDMLKDEMCSPDCPCDQPQNWRSQNISLKGLEVVEIKNFKGCGHEVDFLKLLFRCAPLTKVTVKLAPNVIPDSRGCKVKDVIKVFWANPSTDCHVYNKRGIEVCGFHSKKKVIYRSASTRCSRI, from the exons ATGGCGGAAACCcgatccgcccgccgccgccacctcagcGCCCAGGGCGGCGTTGGCGGTGGATCGGACCGCATCGGCGGGCTCCATGACGACCTGCTCATCGAGATCCTCCGCCGactccgctgcgccgccgccgtcgcccgcaccAGCGCCCTCTGCCGCCGGTGGCGGGGGAGCGGCCTGTGGAGGCACCTCCCCGAGCTCTCCTTCCGCGGCGTCGCGCCCGGCGCAATCGAAGCCGCCCTCGCCCAGGTAGCCCTCCCTAATCTGTCCCTCCTCGACATCGAGATCACCGACAGGCTCACCGCCGAGGCCGTCGCCTCGCTgcttcgcgccgccgcgcgtctgGACCCGGCGGACCTGAGCATCGTGGTAGCCTGGGTGGTCCAAGCTGATGAAATGGCCCCCATCGAGGTGCCTTCCTTTCCCCGCGCAACGTCGATCACGCTGCGCCTTCACAAGCTCCACCTAGCACTGCCGGCGGAGTTCCCGGCGCTGGAGAGGCTCTCCATCACAAGCGGCCACTTCGATACCGGTGCTCTGATCTCACGATGCCCACACCTCCGCGTGCTAGAGTTGATTCACTGTTGGGGAATCGAGACCATCACGGTCCACTCGGCGACCATAGAGGAGCTCCTTGTGATAAGCGCTCAGCTCCGAGGTGTTGACATCGTGGCACCCATGCTGAAGAAATTCACCTTGCACAGTGATGTGTCTGTGGATTTCGGCATGTCATTGTTGGCACCCGAGGTGGAGAATCTCTCGTGGAAGTGCTGGTCCCATGGCCAGTTTCTCCTTCCGGGTGAAGCATTAGCAGTAGGGATCGACGGGATTTGGCGCCTGGTTCGTATGGAGTTGGGAACAGGGCGAAGCGGCTTCATCCTCGGCTTGGACATAGGAAGATCG TATTGTGTATTACAAGAGCGGAACTTGCAAGAAATGTTCCCGTTTCCTAAAATTTCTATTTTGGAGCTATATCTTGATACACGCGGTCATGTGTATGGAGGAGTGGTGTTGAATctactcatgatttggaatGGTATACAAAGGCTTAAGCTGGTCATTGATCGTGATATG TTGAAGGACGAAATGTGCTCGCCAGACTGTCCTTGTGATCAACCACAAAACTGGAGAAGTCAGAATATCTCCTTGAAGGGTCTTGAAGTAGTAGAAATAAAAAACTTCAAAGGATGTGGCCATGAAGTTGATTTCTTGAAGCTTCTATTCAGATGTGCACCCCTGACGAAAGTGACTGTGAAACTGGCCCCCAATGTTATACCAGATAGCAGAGGATGCAAGGTCAAGGATGTCATCAAAGTTTTCTGGGCGAATCCATCCACAGACTGCCATGTTTACAATAAACGTGGCATTGAGGTCTGCGGATTTCACTCAAAGAAAAAGGTTATCTACAGAAGTGCTTCTACTAGATGCAGCCGGATATAA